One part of the Lotus japonicus ecotype B-129 chromosome 2, LjGifu_v1.2 genome encodes these proteins:
- the LOC130740707 gene encoding isoflavone reductase-like protein, which translates to MAEKSKILVLGGTGYIGKFIVEASVKEGHPTFALVRESTVSHPDKSKLIESFKSQGVTLLYGDLTDHESLVKAIKQVDVVISTVGGPQIDDQLKLIAAIKEAGNIKRFLPSEFGLDVDRHHAVEPVVSFFEQKVKIRRAVEAAGIPYTYVSSNAFAGFFLPTLWQQNVTAPPRDMVVILGDGDVKGVYVKEEDVGTYTIKAVDDPRTLNKILYLRPPANVLSFNELVSLWENKIKSTIDKTYVPEDQLLKSIQESPFPANLELALGHSMLVKGDATNFVIDSSFGEEASELYPDVKYTSVGDYLNQFI; encoded by the exons ATGGCAGAGAAGAGCAAGATCCTAGTCCTTGGAGGAACAGGTTACATTGGAAAATTCATAGTTGAGGCAAGTGTAAAAGAAGGGCACCCCACGTTTGCTTTGGTTAGGGAGAGCACGGTCTCTCAtcctgacaagtcaaagcttaTTGAATCCTTCAAGAGCCAAGGAGTTACCCTGCTTTAT GGTGATCTTACTGATCATGAAAGCCTTGTTAAGGCAATCAAGCAAGTTGATGTTGTGATCTCCACTGTAGGTGGACCACAGATTGATGACCAGCTGAAGCTTATAGCAGCAATCAAAGAAGCTGGAAACATCAAG AGGTTCCTCCCATCTGAATTTGGGCTGGACGTTGACCGTCATCATGCAGTTGAGCCTGTGGTTAGCTTTTTTGAGCAAAAAGTGAAAATCCGGAGGGCAGTTGAAGCTGCAGGAATTCCTTATACTTATGTCTCTTCTAATGCCTTTGCTGGATTTTTTTTGCCTACACTGTGGCAACAAAATGTCACAGCCCCTCCACGCGACATGGTAGTCATTCTTGGAGATGGAGATGTCAAAG GAGTTTATGTGAAGGAGGAAGATGTTGGGACTTACACCATCAAAGCTGTGGATGATCCAAGAACATTGAACAAAATCCTGTACCTGAGACCCCCTGCCAATGTTTTGTCTTTCAATGAGCTTGTCTCATTGTGGGAGAACAAGATTAAGAGTACCATTGACAAAACTTATGTCCCAGAGGATCAACTTCTTAAGAGTATTCAGG AGTCTCCTTTCCCTGCCAACTTGGAGTTGGCATTAGGCCACTCAATGTTGGTAAAGGGTGATGCTACAAACTTTGTGATTGATTCTTCTTTCGGTGAGGAAGCTTCTGAACTTTATCCTGACGTGAAATACACCAGTGTTGGCGACTATTTGAATCAATTCATCTGA
- the LOC130740708 gene encoding serine/arginine-rich splicing factor SR34A produces MSGRFSRTIYVGNLPGDIRESEIEDIFYKYGRILDIELKVPPRPPCYCFVEFDNARDAEDAIRGRDGYNFDGCRLRVELAHGGRGPTSSDRRGYGGGGGGGGGGGGRIGLSRNSEFRVIVRGLPSSASWQDLKDHMRKAGDVCFAEVSRDSEGTFGLVDYTNYDDMKYAIRKLDDTEFKNPWARGYIRVKKFESRRSRSRSRSLSRSRSPKRVRSRSLDRSVSRSRSRSRSASPIKSSRPRSRSKSRSRSASPPQVPSGSG; encoded by the exons ATGAGTGGTCGCTTTTCTCGCACAATTTATGTTGGCAACCTGCCTGGTGATATAAGAGAATCAGAAATTGAAGATATATTCTACAAG TATGGCCGTATACTGGATATTGAATTGAAGGTTCCACCTCGTCCTCCATGTTATTGCTTTGTCGAG TTTGATAATGCTCGAGATGCAGAAGATGCAATTCGGGGTCGAGATGGATACAACTTTGATGGCTGTCGTTTAAGG GTTGAACTTGCACATGGTGGTAGGGGGCCAACCTCAAGTGATCGACGTgggtatggtggtggtggcggcggcggcggcggcggcggtggccgTATTGGCCTCTCACGCAATTCTGAATTTAGAG TTATTGTCCGTGGACTCCCGTCTTCTGCATCCTGGCAAGATTTGAAG GATCATATGCGAAAAGCTGGTGATGTTTGTTTTGCTGAGGTTTCCCGTGATAGTGAAG GGACTTTTGGCCTTGTTGATTACACTAATTATGATGACATGAAATATGCT ATTCGGAAATTGGATGACACTGAATTCAAAAATCCGTGGGCAAGAGGTTACATTCGG GTCAAAAAGTTTGAGAGCAGACGTTCAAGGAGCCGCAGCAGGAGCCTCAGCAGGAGCAGAAGTCCAAAAAGAGTTAGAAG TAGGTCTTTGGATAGATCTGTATCTAGGTCACGATCTCGATCCAGATCAGCTTCACCAATCAAATCTTCCAG GCCAAGGTCAAGATCGAAATCACGATCACGGTCTGCATCTCCACCCCAG GTGCCGTCTGGTAGTGGTTGA
- the LOC130740702 gene encoding isoflavone reductase: MAPQDRILVIGPTGAIGRHVIWASVKAGNPTYALVRKNSVTIEKPKLITAANPETKEELIDNFKSLGVILLEGDISDHESLVKAMKQVDIVICTTGRLLILDQVKIIAAIKEAGNIKRFFPSEFGLDVDRHEAVDPVREVFVEKAGIRRVVEAEGIPYTYLCCHAFTGYFLRNLAQLDATVPPRDKVIILGDGNVKGAYITEADVGTFTVLAANDPRTLNKAVHIRLPANYLTANEIMALWEKKIGKTLEKTYVPEEQVLKDIKESGFPHNYLLALYHSQQLKGDAVYEIDPAKDAEAHELYPDVKFTTADEYLNQFV; the protein is encoded by the exons ATGGCACCACAAGACAGAATCCTTGTGATCGGACCCACAGGAGCAATTGGAAGACATGTAATTTGGGCAAGTGTCAAAGCAGGAAACCCAACATACGCTTTGGTGAGGAAGAACAGTGTCACTATTGAGAAGCCAAAGCTCATCACAGCTGCTAATCCTGAAACCAAAGAAGAGCTCATCGACAACTTCAAAAGTTTAGGAGTTATTCTCCTAGAG GGTGACATAAGTGATCATGAAAGTTTGGTTAAGGCAATGAAGCAAGTTGATATTGTCATCTGCACAACAGGTAGACTTCTAATTCTAGATCAGGTCAAGATCATTGCAGCAATCAAAGAAGCTGGAAACATCAAG AGGTTTTTCCCTTCTGAATTTGGGTTAGATGTGGACCGCCATGAAGCAGTGGACCCAGTGAGGGAAGTTTTCGTCGAAAAAGCAGGAATCAGAAGAGTAGTGGAAGCTGAAGGAATTCCTTACACTTACCTCTGTTGCCATGCCTTCACTGGTTACTTCTTGCGTAACTTGGCTCAACTTGATGCCACTGTTCCTCCTCGTGACAAGGTCATCATTCTAGGAGATGGAAATGTCAAAG GAGCTTATATCACTGAGGCAGATGTGGGGACTTTCACCGTCTTAGCCGCGAACGATCCCAGAACATTGAACAAGGCTGTCCACATAAGACTCCCTGCTAATTATTTGACAGCAAATGAGATCATGGCATTGTGGGAGAAGAAGATTGGGAAGACTTTGGAGAAAACCTATGTTCCTGAGGAACAAGTTCTTAAGGACATCAAGG AATCTGGTTTCCCTCACAACTACCTATTGGCTCTGTACCACTCACAGCAGTTAAAGGGAGATGCAGTGTATGAGATTGACCCTGCCAAGGATGCTGAGGCTCATGAGCTTTACCCTGATGTCAAATTCACCACTGCAGATGAATATTTGAACCAGTTTGTCTGA
- the LOC130740704 gene encoding isoflavone reductase-like, whose product MAPQDRILVIGPTGAIGRHVIWASVKAGNPTYALVRKNSVTIEKPKLITAANPETKEELIDNFKSLGVILLEGDISDHNSLVKALKQVDIVICTTGRLLILDQVKIIAAIKEAGNIKRFFPSEFGLDVDRHEAVDPVREVFVEKAGIRRVVEAEGIPYTYLCCHAFTGYFLRNLAQLDATVPPRDKVIILGDGNVKGAYITEADVGTFTVLAANDPRTLNKAVHIRLPANYLTANEIMALWEKKIGKTLEKTYVPEEQVLKDIKESGFPHNYLLALYHSQQLKGDAVYEIDPAKDAEAHELYPDVKFTTVDEYLNQFV is encoded by the exons ATGGCACCACAAGACAGAATCCTTGTGATCGGACCCACAGGAGCAATTGGAAGACATGTAATTTGGGCAAGTGTCAAAGCAGGAAACCCAACATACGCTTTGGTGAGGAAGAACAGTGTCACTATTGAGAAGCCAAAGCTCATCACAGCTGCTAATCCTGAAACCAAAGAAGAGCTCATCGACAACTTCAAAAGTTTAGGAGTTATTCTCCTAGAG GGTGACATAAGTGATCATAATAGTTTGGTTAAGGCATTGAAGCAAGTTGATATTGTCATCTGCACAACAGGAAGACTTTTAATTCTAGATCAGGTCAAGATCATTGCAGCAATCAAGGAAGCTGGAAACATCAAA AGGTTTTTCCCTTCTGAATTTGGGTTAGATGTGGACCGCCATGAAGCAGTGGACCCAGTGAGGGAAGTTTTCGTCGAAAAAGCAGGAATCAGAAGAGTAGTGGAAGCTGAAGGAATTCCTTACACTTACCTCTGTTGCCATGCCTTCACTGGTTACTTCTTGCGTAACTTGGCTCAACTTGATGCCACTGTTCCTCCTCGTGACAAGGTCATCATTCTAGGAGATGGAAATGTCAAAG GAGCTTATATCACTGAGGCAGATGTGGGGACTTTCACCGTCTTAGCCGCGAACGATCCCAGAACATTGAACAAGGCTGTCCACATAAGACTCCCTGCTAATTATTTGACAGCAAATGAGATCATGGCATTGTGGGAGAAGAAGATTGGGAAGACTTTGGAGAAAACCTATGTTCCTGAGGAACAAGTTCTTAAGGACATCAAGG AATCTGGTTTCCCTCACAACTACCTATTGGCTCTGTACCACTCACAGCAGTTAAAGGGAGATGCAGTGTATGAGATTGACCCTGCCAAGGATGCTGAGGCTCATGAGCTTTACCCTGATGTCAAATTCACCACCGTAGATGAATATTTGAACCAGTTTGTCtga
- the LOC130740706 gene encoding uncharacterized protein LOC130740706: MKKKASLKKKMEAQDKGENITSNFEVPEVRQSVLRKQFQIKLEKLINNLGGSNVDMAEIGGPSNNEYPKKGSNQSLFMSASQEQFNLSNFAASEQASLNSNMVLHPTKKMSGIVGTSQPNVPEQNQDPKNCVNTTKKLLTMEASTAASRGSRQYMTRSKGSIHIQDPKRQPMKKAVVEISSTKLPKKNTVAEDDNSRAKQQPVRMEVSSNNNSSVNKQSMNWAIGEEDKTRTRKQPMKRVVLEDDWPRTVDEYAMKKTKTLPMCRSMLVDEFLIENGGVGEQELGNESSDEEQNVMVGNSSAKQPMKDTGDENDNSRAKQQPMRRAVTSNNNLSANKQSVNRLVGEENRTRARKHPMKRAVIEEEVHGSAMKKTKTLPMCRSMLIEEFLKEIGEVGEEELGDECYEDEQSVMVGNSSAKQPMKNTVAVDDNSRAKQQSMRMAAASNNNSSANKQSVNRVVSEEDKTRARKHPMKRAVIEGDRPRAVHESTMKRTKILPMIQSMLIEEFLKENGDVGEEELGDETYDEEQRVIVGNSRAKQPMKNTVAVDDNSRAKQQPMRRAAASNNNSSANKQSVNRVVGEEDKTRARKHPMKRAVIEGDRPRAVNESTMKKTKTLPMIRSMLIEEFLKENGEVGEEELGDESYDEEQRVMVGNSSAKQPMKNTVAEDHNSRAKQQPMRRAAASNNNSSANKQSVNMIVGEEDKTRTRKQPMKRAVIEDDRPRTLEENAMKKTKTLPMWRSMLIEEFLKENGEVGEEDLQDENSDEEQNVMAGNSSAKQPMKNTVAEDDNSRAKQKPMRRAVAETNNSSANKQSMNRVVGEEDKTRTRKEPMKKVVLEDDRLSPLRTVDESAIKTKPLPMCRAMLIEEFLKENGEVGEEELGDDSSDEEQNVMGQEESAHQEEVVKTKGTSKRRTRGPTLCLNIHARNHNDRQEVVLDEYGEPIGPDGQTVSDLSHFLGTIARNANFCPLIYTNFKALVKDNEELIWGYVNDKFIIPDKGRKAVFSCINDAWRRHKCRIKRNYFLKYSSMKERLKHCPTTIPKAHFKQLMTYWRNSTIQSISQKNAMNRAKQKYVHRMGSVNFARIRAQLRAKKGNGEEITQPEMFIETRQSRKGKEVDKETQSVIAKLRDSIQNSSGSETFRSLFGKEKSGKVRCFGKTLTPTVFKRNEEIAAIKKQHSDEMTSVKREMEGLKFLVKSLLKQQNPNFDEGEVNGIMATALGNEKNATPHSSTSNHVPHREKFLALQNEEEEDIPQGIEEEEDEFEGEENIPQGIGEQGLEGEGEEEEEGEEDEE; encoded by the exons atgaaaaagaaagctagcttaaagaagaagatggaggcTCAAGACAAGGGTGAAAATATCACTTCCAATTTTGAAGTGCCTGAAGTAAGACAAAGTGTATTGCGGAAGCAGTTTCAAATCAAGCTTGAGAAGCTAATAAACAATCTTGGAGGATCTAATGTAGATATGGCTGAAATTGGAGGGCCCAGTAACAATGAATACCCAAAAAAAGGAAGCAACCAATCTTTGTTTATGAGTGCATCCCAAGAACAATTCAACTTGTCTAACTTTGCAGCAAGTGAACAAGCAAGTTTAAATTCAAATATGGTACTTCATCCAACCAAAAAGATGTCTGGCATTGTTGGAACCTCCCAACCTAATGTTCCTGAGCAAAACCAAGATCCAAAGAATTGTGTGAATACAACTAAAAAGTTATTGACAATGGAAGCTTCAACGGCTGCGAGTAGAGGATCTAGACAATATATGACTCGAAGCAAAGGATCTATACACATTCAAGATCCAAAGCGGCAACCCATGAAAAAGGCAGTGGTTGAAATTTCAAGTACAAAGCTACCGAAAAAAAATACAGTGGCTGAAGATGAcaattcaagggcaaagcagcAGCCCGTGAGAATGGAAGTGTCTTCAAATAACAATTCAAGTGTAAACAAGCAATCCATGAATTGGGCAATAGGTGAAGAAGACAAAACAAGGACAAGGAAGCAGCCTATGAAGAGGGTAGTGCTTGAAGATGATTGGCCAAGGACAGTAGATGAATATGCTATGAAGAAGACAAAAACACTCCCAATGTGCCGATCAATGTTAGTTGATGAGTTTCTTATAGAGAATGGAGGAGTTGGTGAACAAGAGCTAGGAAATGAAAGTTCTGATGAAGAACAAAATGTCATGGTTGGCAATTCAAGTGCAAAGCAACCTATGAAAGATACAGGGGATGAAAATGAcaattcaagggcaaagcagcAGCCCATGAGAAGGGCAGTGACTTCAAATAACAATTTAAGTGCAAACAAGCAATCCGTGAATAGGTTAGTAGGTGAAGAAAACAGAACAAGGGCAAGGAAGCATCCTATGAAGAGGGCAGTGATTGAAGAGGAAGTGCATGGAAGCGCTATGAAAAAGACAAAAACACTGCCAATGTGCCGATCAATGTTAATTGAAGAGTTTCTTAAAGAAATTGGAGAAGTTGGTGAAGAAGAGCTAGGAGATGAATGTTATGAAGACGAACAAAGTGTCATGGTTGGCAATTCAAGTGCAAAGCAACCTATGAAAAATACAGTGGCTGTAGATGACAATTCAAGGGCAAAACAGCAGAGCATGAGAATGGCAGCGGCTTCAAATAACAATTCAAGTGCAAACAAGCAATCCGTGAATAGGGTAGTAAGTGAAGAAGACAAAACAAGGGCAAGAAAGCATCCTATGAAGAGGGCAGTGATTGAAGGTGATAGGCCAAGGGCAGTGCATGAAAGCACGATGAAAAGGACAAAAATACTCCCAATGATCCAATCAATGTTAATTGAGGAGTTTCTTAAAGAAAATGGAGATGTTGGTGAAGAAGAGCTAGGAGATGAAACTTATGATGAAGAACAAAGAGTTATAGTTGGCAATTCACGTGCAAAGCAACCTATGAAAAATACAGTGGCTGTAGATGACAATTCAAGGGCAAAACAGCAGCCCATGAGAAGGGCAGCGGCTTCAAATAACAATTCAAGTGCAAACAAGCAATCCGTGAATAGGGTAGTAGGTGAAGAAGACAAAACAAGGGCAAGAAAGCATCCTATGAAGAGGGCAGTGATTGAAGGTGATAGGCCAAGGGCAGTTAATGAAAGCACTATGAAAAAGACAAAAACACTCCCAATGATCCGATCAATGTTAATTGAGGAGTTTCttaaagaaaatggagaagtTGGTGAAGAAGAGCTAGGAGATGAAAGTTATGATGAAGAACAAAGAGTCATGGTTGGAAATTCAAGTGCAAAGCAACCTATGAAAAATACAGTGGCTGAAGATCACAATTCAAGGGCAAAACAGCAGCCCATGAGAAGGGCAGCGGCTTCAAATAACAATTCAAGTGCAAACAAGCAATCCGTGAATATGATAGTAGGTGAAGAAGACAAAACAAGGACTAGGAAGCAACCTATGAAGAGGGCCGTGATTGAAGATGATAGGCCAAGGACATTGGAAGAAAACGCTATGAAAAAGACAAAAACACTCCCAATGTGGCGATCAATGTTAATTGAGGAGTTTCttaaagaaaatggagaagtTGGTGAAGAAGACCTACAAGATGAAAATTCTGATGAAGAACAAAATGTCATGGCTGGAAATTCAAGTGCAAAGCAACCTATGAAAAATACAGTTGCTGAAGATGAcaattcaagggcaaagcagaAGCCCATGAGAAGGGCAGTGGCTGAAACTAACAATTCAAGTGCAAACAAGCAATCCATGAATAGGGTAGTAGGTGAAGAAGACAAAACAAGGACTAGGAAGGAGCCTATGAAGAAGGTAGTGCTTGAAGATGATAGGCTAAGCCCGCTAAGGACAGTGGATGAGAGTGCTATAAAGACAAAACCACTCCCAATGTGCCGAGCAATGTTAATAGAGGAGTTTCTtaaagaaaatggtgaagttggTGAAGAAGAGCTAGGAGATGATAGTTCTGACGAAGAACAAAATGTCATGGGACAAGAAGAAAGTGCACACCAAGAGGAAGTTGTCAAAACAAAAG GGACAAGTAAGAGAAGAACACGAGGACCAACACTATGCTTAAATATACATGCAAGAAATCATAATGATCGTCAAGAAGTTGTCTTAGATGAATATGGAGAGCCAATTGGACCCGATGGCCAAACCGTGTCTGACTTGAGCCATTTCCTTGGCACCATAGCAAGGAATGCAAACTTTTGTCCCTTGATTTATACAAACTTCAAAGCTTTGGTCAAAGATAATGAAGAGCTTATATGGGGATATGTTAAT GATAAATTCATCATTCCTGATAAAGGAAGAAAAGCAGTATTTTCTTGCATAAATGATGCATGGAGGCGTCACAAATGCAGAATCAAGAGAAACTATTTTTTGAAGTACTCTAGTATGAAGGAAAGGTTAAAACACTGTCCCACAACTATACCAAAAGCTCATTTCAAGCAATTGATGACTTATTGGAGAAATAGTACCATCCAA AGCATCAGCCAAAAAAATGCTATGAATAGGGCTAAGCAAAAGTATGTACATCGTATGGGATCAGTAAATTTTGCAAGGATTCGTGCGCAATTG CGTGCAAAGAAGGGAAATGGAGAGGAAATTACCCAACCTGAAATGTTCATCGAGACTCGCCAAAGccgaaaaggaaaagaagtggACAAGGAAACACAAAGTGTAATT gcTAAACTTAGAGATTCTATTCAGAACTCAAGTGGATCTGAGACATTTCGATCATTGTTTGGCAAAGAAAAGTCTGGTAAAGTTCGTTGCTTTGGAAAAACTCTCACACCTACTGTGTttaaaagaaatgaagaaattgCTGCTATCAAGAAACAACACTCTGATGAAATGACTAGTGTGAAGAGGGAGATGGAAGGATTAAAATTTCTTGTAAAGAGCTTGTTGAAGCAACAAAACCCAAATTTTGATGAAGGGGAGGTGAATGGTATAATGGCAACTGCTTTAGGCAATGAAAAAAATGCTACTCCACATTCATCTACATCGAACCATGTTCCTCATCGTGAAAAG TTTTTGGCTTTGCAgaatgaggaggaagaagatatTCCTCAAggtatagaagaagaagaagacgagtTTGAGGGGGAAGAAAATATTCCTCAGGGCATAGGAGAACAAGGTttagaaggagaaggagaggaagaagaggaaggagaGGAAGACGAAGAATGA
- the LOC130740705 gene encoding uncharacterized protein LOC130740705 has protein sequence MASKRERETGNREGEERLHSEFRRQRVDDESPHPVSIANPLSGLANNYADIDEEDEKDANSQRKNDGSQHNEHKYEEEDDSDDEEDDESHEQFGGRNSRHVEVRKDCPYLDTVNRQVLDFDFEKFCSVSLSNLNVYACLVCGKYFQGRGRKSHAYTHSLEAGHHVYINLRTEKVYCLPDGYEINDPSLDDIRHVLNPRLTAKEVEQLDKNKQWSRALDGSSYLPGMVGLNNIKETDFVNVTIQSLMRVTPLRNFFLIPENYQHCKSPLVQRFGELTRKIWHARNFKGQVSPHEFLQAVMKASKKRFRIGAQSDPVEFMSWLLNTLHADLKTSKKNMSIIYECFQGELEVVKEIPNKMIIDKKADGEDQNNVEKLSDGGTQRNVFLKETSKMPFLMLGLDLPPPPLFKDVMEKNIIPQVPLFNILKKFDGETVTEVVRPHIARMQYRVTRLPKYMIIHMRRFTKNNFFVEKNPTLVNFPVKNLELKDYIPLPTPKENEKLRSKYDLIANIVHDGKPGEGLYRVFVQRKSEELWYEMQDLHVSETLPHLVALSETYMQIYEQQQ, from the exons ATGGCGTCAAAAAGGGAAAGGGAAACTGGTAATAGAGAAGGGGAGGAAAGGCTTCATTCTGAGTTCAGAAGGCAAAGAGTGGATGATGAGTCTCCTCATCCTGTCTCCATTGCAAACCCTCTCTCTGGTTTGGCCAATAATTATGCTGACATTGATGAGGAAGACGAAAAGGATGCTAATAGTCAGAGGAAGAATGATGGGTCCCAGCACAATGAGCATAAATATGAAGAGGAGGATGAtagtgatgatgaagaagatgatgagtcACATGAACAATTTGGTGGAAGGAACAGTCGTCATGTTGAGGTTCGAAAGGACTGTCCTTATCTCGATACCGTTAATAGACAG GTTTTGGATTTTGACTTTGAGAAGTTTTGTTCTGTCTCTCTGTCAAACTTAAATGTGTATGCATGTTTGGTTTGTGGAAAGTATTTCCAAGGGAGAGGGAGGAAGTCTCATGCATATACACATAGCCTAGAAGCAGGACACCATGTGTATATCAATCTTCGGACTGAAAAGGTCTACTGTCTTCCTGATGGTTATGAAATTAATGATCCTTCATTAGATGACATTCGACATGTCCTAAACCCAAG GCTTACTGCAAAAGAAGTCGAACAGCTTGACAAAAATAAGCAGTGGTCTAGGGCACTTGATGGTTCTAGTTACCTACCAGGAATG GTAGGACTGAATAATATCAAGGAGACTGATTTTGTGAATGTAACAATTCAATCCTTAATGAGAGTTACCCCCTTGAGGAATTTTTTCCTTATCCCTGAAAACTATCAACACTGCAAATCTCCTCTTGTTCAACGATTTGGTGAACTCACTAGGAAGATCTGGCATGCACGGAACTTTAAAGGACAG GTCAGCCCACACGAATTTCTACAAGCAGTGATGAAAGCCAGTAAAAAACGGTTTCGAATAGGTGCACAATCTGACCCAGTGGAGTTCATGTCATGGCTTCTTAACACTCTTCATGCAGATCTTAAAACTTCAAAGAAGAATATGAGCATAATTTATGAGTGTTTTCAG GGTGAACTTGAGGTTGTAAAAGAGATTCCTAACAAAATGATTATTGATAAGAAAGCAGACGGTGAGGATCAAAACAACGTTGAGAAACTTTCAGATGGAGGAACTCAGAGAAATGTATTCCTCAAAGAAACTTCAAAAATGCCATTTCTAATGTTAGGGTTGGACTTGCCACCACCTCCGCTTTTCAAGGATGTGATGGAGAAAAATATAATACCCCAG GTTCCTCTCTTTAACATACTAAAGAAGTTTGACGGGGAGACTGTCACAGAAGTGGTCCGTCCTCATATTGCAAGGATGCAGTATCGTGTTACCAGATTGCCTAAGTATATGATTATTCACATGCGACGATTTActaagaataatttttttgtggAAAAGAATCCTACTTTAG TCAACTTTCCTGTGAAGAACCTGGAGTTGAAGGATTACATTCCCTTGCCAacaccaaaagaaaatgagaaattgcGATCAAAATATGATTTAATTGCCAATATCGTTCATGATGGCAAACCTGGTGAAGGATTATATAGAGTATTTGTGCAACGCAAATCAGAAGAACTATG GTACGAGATGCAGGATTTACACGTCTCAGAAACACTTCCTCATTTGGTTGCACTTTCAGAAACTTATATGCAGATATATGAGCAGCAACAGTGA